One region of Malania oleifera isolate guangnan ecotype guangnan chromosome 6, ASM2987363v1, whole genome shotgun sequence genomic DNA includes:
- the LOC131158168 gene encoding phosphatidylcholine:diacylglycerol cholinephosphotransferase 1-like — MYSGAALHCRCSLKHRPNLKAAFVNGSAAGCGGDADVDAMKKTSVAFAKWGAADVAGLAKHHPIPCVFAASLLFFMGVEYTLLMVPPSSPPFDLGFVVTRGLHRVLASSPALNALLAGLNTVFVGMQTTYILWAWLVEGRPRATIAALFMFTCRGILGYCTQLPLPQGFLGSGVDFPVGNVSFFLFFSGHVAGSLIASLDMRRLQRWQLAWTFDILNLLQGVRLLGTRGHYTIDLAVGVGAGVLFDFLAGKYEESKRKTSSACGYDAITAPSTAFSLHR, encoded by the exons ATGTACAGCGGCGCAGCCCTCCATTGTCGCTGCAGCCTCAAGCACAGGCCTAATCTGAAAGCCGCATTCGTTAACGGTTCTGCCGCCGGCTGCGGCGGCGACGCTGACGTCGACGCGATGAAGAAAACGAGCGTTGCTTTCGCGAAGTGGGGGGCAGCGGACGTGGCCGGCCTGGCGAAGCACCACCCGATCCCTTGCGTGTTCGCCGCGTCGCTGCTGTTCTTCATGGGCGTGGAGTACACGCTCCTCATGGTGCCGCCGTCGTCCCCGCCGTTCGATCTGGGGTTCGTAGTCACGCGCGGCCTGCATCGGGTGCTCGCTTCCAGCCCCGCGCTCAACGCCCTCTTGGCCGGCCTCAATACG GTGTTTGTGGGGATGCAGACGACGTATATTCTGTGGGCGTGGCTGGTGGAAGGGCGGCCCCGTGCGACAATCGCCGCCCTCTTCATGTTCACTTGCCGGGGAATTCTCGGGTACTGTACACAACTTCCCCTGCCTCAG GGATTTTTGGGATCGGGGGTGGATTTCCCGGTGGGGAACGTTTCATTCTTTCTGTTCTTCTCCGGCCACGTCGCCGGCTCCTTGATTGCGTCGCTGGACATGCGACGACTGCAGCGGTGGCAGTTGGCGTGGACCTTCGACATCCTCAACCTTTTGCAAGGCGTGAGGCTGCTAGGCACCAGGGGTCACTACACCATAGATTTGGCCGTGGGCGTCGGCGCCGGAGTGCTCTTCGATTTTCTCGCTGGAAAGTACGAGGAGAGCAAGAGAAAAACCTCTAGCGCCTGTGGTTATGATGCCATTACTGCTCCAAGCACGGCTTTCTCTTTGCATAGATAG